Proteins found in one Vallitalea guaymasensis genomic segment:
- the xdhA gene encoding xanthine dehydrogenase subunit XdhA, which yields MSIGKSVKRVDAFEKVTGRAQYTDDIPLNDVLVAKVLHSTIANGLVKGIDIKEASKLSGVVKIVTCFDVPDITFPTSGHPLSLDIHHADIADRKLLNRRVRYYGDDIAAVIAKDDVTASRALKLIKVEYEEYEPLMSIEASLEEGSRPIHDNFPDNILTHSNYQIGDYEEAIKEEGLITFEGEYITPMVKHCHMEAPISYAYAESGRMVVVTSTQIPHIIRRIVGQALGIGWGKVRIVKPYIGGGFGDKQDALYEPLNAYLSKSVGGRCVKLDITREESFVNTRVRHAMKIRIKSHVRPNGRFVAREIEVYSNKGAYASHGHSITSKAGNACKQIYNDEKAIKGDMYSVFTNMPVAGAMRAYGIPQITFALESHIDEIARGLNLDHIDIRKLNMMKPDFEDNGIKCHSYGLLKCIEEGKKYIDWDKKIEEYKNQTGLVRKGVGMAIFSYATGVYPILLETASCRIVLNQDGTVQLQMGATEIGQGADTIFSQMVAEVLDIPTRNVHIISNQDTDITPYDSGAYASRQSYVSGMAAKKAALVLKEKIIKHANFMLKLPVGNIDLKDNMVVNKENGDILASLEEVATHAFYNTEKSVHITADITNQCRSNTFSFGVCFADVEVDMAVGKIKVNRVINVHDCGKVLNPDLAAAQVHGGMSMSLGYGLSEQLLFNEKTGKPLNNNLLDYKLPTVMDTPHLEAQFVDTYDVSGPFGNKALGEPPAIPVAPAVRNAVYHATGVNFNTLPLTPQRLVERFIKENLI from the coding sequence ATGAGTATTGGAAAAAGTGTTAAAAGAGTAGATGCTTTTGAAAAAGTCACAGGACGGGCACAATACACCGATGACATTCCATTGAATGATGTCCTTGTTGCAAAAGTACTCCATAGTACCATAGCAAATGGATTGGTTAAGGGAATAGATATAAAAGAAGCGTCAAAACTTTCAGGAGTAGTAAAGATAGTAACTTGTTTTGATGTTCCTGATATAACATTTCCAACATCGGGGCATCCTTTGTCACTTGACATACACCATGCAGATATTGCAGATAGGAAACTGCTTAATAGAAGAGTTAGATACTATGGTGATGATATAGCGGCAGTAATAGCCAAAGATGATGTAACAGCTTCAAGAGCTCTTAAATTAATCAAAGTCGAATATGAAGAATATGAGCCCTTAATGTCTATAGAAGCGTCTTTGGAAGAAGGTTCAAGACCTATTCATGATAATTTTCCTGATAATATCCTTACTCATTCTAATTATCAAATAGGTGATTATGAAGAAGCAATAAAAGAAGAAGGTCTAATTACTTTTGAAGGTGAGTACATAACTCCAATGGTTAAGCATTGTCACATGGAAGCACCAATTTCATATGCTTATGCTGAGTCAGGGAGAATGGTAGTAGTGACCTCTACCCAAATTCCACATATCATTAGAAGAATAGTTGGGCAAGCGTTGGGAATTGGCTGGGGAAAAGTTAGAATTGTAAAACCTTATATTGGAGGAGGTTTTGGTGATAAGCAAGATGCACTTTATGAACCTCTTAATGCTTATCTTTCAAAATCAGTAGGTGGAAGATGTGTAAAACTTGATATAACAAGAGAGGAATCATTTGTTAATACACGTGTTCGTCATGCTATGAAGATAAGAATTAAAAGTCATGTAAGACCTAATGGAAGATTCGTAGCAAGGGAGATTGAAGTCTATAGTAACAAAGGTGCATATGCTTCCCACGGTCATAGTATAACTTCTAAAGCAGGTAATGCTTGTAAACAGATATATAATGATGAGAAAGCAATCAAGGGAGATATGTATAGTGTATTTACAAATATGCCAGTTGCAGGAGCCATGAGAGCTTATGGTATTCCACAAATTACTTTTGCTCTAGAATCCCATATTGATGAAATAGCCAGAGGACTTAATCTTGATCATATTGATATTAGAAAACTTAATATGATGAAACCTGATTTCGAAGACAATGGTATTAAGTGTCATAGCTACGGACTTCTAAAATGTATTGAAGAAGGGAAAAAATATATTGATTGGGATAAGAAGATAGAGGAATATAAAAATCAAACAGGACTGGTACGTAAAGGTGTAGGGATGGCTATATTCAGTTATGCTACAGGGGTTTACCCTATATTATTGGAAACAGCTTCTTGTAGAATTGTTCTTAATCAGGATGGTACTGTTCAATTACAAATGGGAGCCACTGAAATAGGTCAAGGCGCTGATACGATATTCAGTCAGATGGTAGCAGAAGTGCTTGATATTCCTACTAGAAATGTACATATAATAAGTAATCAGGATACTGATATAACACCTTATGATTCTGGTGCTTATGCTTCAAGACAATCGTATGTATCAGGAATGGCTGCTAAAAAAGCTGCACTTGTCTTAAAAGAAAAAATAATAAAACATGCTAATTTCATGTTGAAGTTACCAGTGGGTAATATCGATTTGAAGGATAATATGGTCGTTAATAAAGAAAACGGTGATATTTTAGCTTCTTTAGAAGAAGTTGCAACACATGCATTTTATAATACAGAAAAATCTGTTCACATTACAGCTGATATAACTAACCAATGCAGATCTAATACTTTTTCTTTTGGAGTATGTTTTGCTGATGTTGAAGTAGATATGGCTGTAGGTAAAATCAAAGTCAATAGAGTAATAAATGTCCATGATTGCGGTAAAGTCCTCAATCCTGATCTTGCCGCAGCTCAAGTACATGGTGGAATGAGTATGAGCTTGGGATATGGTTTAAGTGAACAATTATTGTTTAACGAAAAAACAGGTAAACCACTCAATAATAATCTACTGGATTATAAGTTGCCAACAGTAATGGATACACCTCACTTAGAGGCTCAGTTTGTTGATACATATGATGTATCCGGTCCATTCGGAAATAAAGCGCTAGGAGAACCACCTGCAATTCCTGTTGCTCCTGCTGTAAGAAATGCAGTATATCATGCTACTGGTGTTAATTTTAATACTTTACCATTAACACCACAAAGACTTGTTGAAAGATTTATTAAGGAGAATCTAATATAA
- the ssnA gene encoding putative aminohydrolase SsnA produces the protein MILLGNGKLITRDGDNPFIEDGCLCVKDNLIYDLGTTKDMREKYPNEEFIDANQGLIMPGLINTHHHIYSSFARGLSLKGYHPKKFSDILEGMWWKIDKHLTLEDVKYSAYVTYIDCIKNGVTTVFDHHASYGATTGSLFEISGVAHELGLRTCLCYEVSDRNGKNEMVQAVKENINFINSAKQDTSNMQKGMMGLHASFTLSNETLYYIAENMPADTGYHIHLAEGIEDLYDSLNKHNKRVVNRLYDMNILGSKTLAIHCIHINPLEMDILKETETMVVHNPESNMGNAVGCTPILKIMDKDIVLGLGTDGYTSDMLESMKVANILHKHHNNNPSVAWAEVPKMLFDNNSEIANRFYEKPLGILKKDSYADVIVLDYDPFTPLDENNVNSHILFGMNGRNVKTTMINGKLLMKDRELLNIDEASIFAKARELSTDLWKKFY, from the coding sequence ATGATTTTATTGGGTAATGGGAAATTGATAACCAGAGATGGTGATAATCCATTTATTGAAGATGGCTGTCTATGTGTGAAAGATAATCTTATCTACGATTTGGGAACCACTAAAGATATGAGAGAAAAATATCCAAATGAAGAATTTATTGATGCAAATCAAGGATTGATTATGCCAGGTCTTATTAATACACATCATCATATCTATAGTTCTTTTGCTAGAGGGTTATCCTTGAAAGGTTATCATCCTAAAAAGTTTTCAGATATTCTAGAAGGTATGTGGTGGAAAATTGATAAACATCTGACCCTGGAAGATGTTAAGTATAGTGCTTATGTAACTTATATAGATTGTATCAAGAATGGTGTAACAACTGTATTTGATCATCATGCAAGCTATGGTGCGACAACTGGAAGTTTATTTGAGATATCAGGTGTGGCACATGAATTAGGATTACGTACTTGTCTTTGCTATGAGGTATCAGATAGAAATGGCAAAAATGAAATGGTTCAAGCAGTTAAAGAGAATATTAATTTTATTAACTCTGCAAAACAAGATACCAGCAATATGCAAAAAGGTATGATGGGATTACATGCTTCATTTACTCTTTCCAATGAAACTCTATACTATATAGCAGAGAATATGCCAGCTGATACAGGATATCATATCCATCTAGCAGAAGGTATCGAAGATCTGTATGATTCTTTGAATAAACACAATAAACGTGTGGTCAACCGTTTATATGATATGAATATACTTGGTTCAAAAACTCTTGCCATTCATTGTATTCATATAAATCCATTGGAGATGGACATTCTGAAAGAAACTGAAACCATGGTTGTTCACAATCCTGAGTCCAATATGGGTAATGCTGTTGGTTGTACTCCTATATTAAAAATAATGGATAAAGATATTGTTCTTGGACTTGGGACAGATGGTTATACCAGTGATATGCTGGAATCCATGAAAGTAGCTAACATTTTACATAAACATCATAATAACAATCCTTCTGTAGCATGGGCAGAAGTTCCCAAGATGTTATTTGATAATAATTCAGAAATAGCTAATCGTTTTTATGAAAAACCACTGGGAATACTTAAAAAAGATTCATATGCTGATGTAATCGTATTAGACTATGACCCATTCACCCCACTTGATGAAAATAATGTCAATAGCCATATCCTATTTGGCATGAATGGTCGTAACGTAAAAACAACTATGATAAATGGTAAGTTACTGATGAAAGATAGAGAACTTCTAAATATAGATGAAGCTAGTATATTTGCAAAAGCAAGAGAACTGTCAACAGATTTATGGAAAAAATTTTATTAG
- the ygfK gene encoding putative selenate reductase subunit YgfK, translating to MSDRMYPIPFENIIEWIIDEYSRLGTIFGVRKFVHIDSKDKIDLFGEHMEVPFGPAAGPHTQLTQNIIASYVAGCRFFELKTVQTLDGEDLCVNKPCINARDEGYNVEWSTELTVEQALEEYVKAWFILKLLSKEYGFGDENGFIFNMSVGYDFEGISSPKIDAFIEGLKDASSSPIWLQCKEYTLKNINRFKNIDKEFVQNISPNICTSITLSTLHGCPPEEIERIASYLLEEKHLNTFVKCNPTLLGYDYARKTLDEMGYDYLVFDDFHFKDDLQYEDAVPMIKRLLQMATKNNLTFGVKLTNTFPVKIAHDELPGEEMYMSGRSLYPLSIALAYKLAESFNGNLKISYSGGADAYNIDKIAEAGIWPITIATTLLKNGGYERCIQLADKLRNLNPDNYARISPSAIKELKENAVIDPYYRKPIKPLHNNKINKKVPLVDCFISPCKLGCPINQEIPTYINLMGKGKYKDALKVIIDRNPLPFITGTICSHPCTTKCTRNFYEEYIKIRDVKLEAAKAAYNDIMNELSSPITKSHTKVAVIGGGPAGLAAGYFLGRCGMNVTIFEKRKSLGGIVKHVIPEFRISSDSIQKDIELIKKMGIEVKLDHEQNNIEELKEKGYKYILLAVGAWNPVNLRLENGNPIDALDFLENIKNGNKEYELGKDVVVIGGGNTAMDTARAAKRVEGVNNVYLIYRRTKKYMPADEEELLLATEDGVIIKELLSPAKFKKGKLCCEEMKLGEIDNSGRRKPIKTGNIVNIHADSIISAIGQNTDTCLFQSNGIKVENNNVIVNEETCESNIENVYVVGDALRGPSTVVESIADSIKSSLSIMDKENIKDKGFGTYFNKQNMEDAYVKKGTIEKFDDIKNESKRCLECNMVCETCVDVCPNRANISITVPGKSMSQIIHIDSLCNECGNCEVFCPYDSAPYKDKFTLFNTEKDFLESKNQGFYMCNNNGSECRIRLNDEILKIDLNNDHNTLPADIKNIITTVNEKYSFLMR from the coding sequence ATGAGCGATAGAATGTATCCTATTCCATTTGAGAATATTATAGAATGGATAATAGATGAATATAGTAGATTGGGAACAATATTTGGAGTAAGAAAATTTGTACATATTGATAGTAAAGATAAAATTGATTTATTTGGTGAACATATGGAAGTTCCTTTTGGTCCAGCTGCAGGTCCACATACTCAACTTACACAAAATATTATTGCTTCATATGTAGCTGGATGCAGATTTTTTGAATTAAAAACTGTACAGACCTTAGATGGTGAAGATTTATGTGTAAATAAACCCTGTATTAATGCAAGAGATGAAGGTTATAACGTTGAGTGGTCAACAGAGCTAACAGTAGAACAAGCCTTAGAAGAATATGTTAAAGCGTGGTTTATTCTTAAGTTGTTATCAAAAGAATATGGCTTCGGTGATGAAAACGGCTTTATCTTCAATATGAGTGTAGGATATGATTTTGAAGGTATATCTTCTCCTAAAATTGATGCTTTCATTGAAGGTTTGAAAGACGCTTCTTCCTCTCCTATTTGGCTCCAATGTAAAGAATATACTTTAAAAAATATAAATAGATTCAAAAATATAGATAAGGAATTTGTTCAAAATATCTCCCCTAATATATGTACTTCCATTACTTTATCAACCCTTCACGGATGTCCTCCTGAAGAAATAGAACGTATAGCTTCATATCTATTGGAAGAAAAGCATTTGAATACTTTTGTAAAATGTAATCCTACTCTACTTGGTTATGATTATGCGCGTAAAACTCTAGATGAAATGGGTTATGATTATTTAGTATTTGATGATTTTCATTTTAAGGATGATTTACAATATGAAGATGCTGTACCAATGATTAAACGTCTATTACAAATGGCTACTAAGAACAACTTGACTTTTGGAGTTAAGCTAACTAATACTTTTCCAGTAAAAATAGCTCATGATGAACTCCCTGGTGAAGAAATGTATATGTCAGGACGTTCATTATATCCTCTTTCAATAGCTCTTGCCTACAAATTAGCGGAATCTTTCAACGGTAACCTTAAGATTTCTTACTCTGGTGGTGCTGATGCATATAACATAGATAAAATTGCTGAAGCAGGAATATGGCCAATAACTATTGCTACTACCCTACTAAAGAATGGTGGATATGAACGCTGTATACAATTAGCTGATAAATTAAGAAATCTAAACCCTGATAATTACGCTAGAATCAGTCCATCAGCTATAAAAGAATTAAAAGAAAATGCTGTAATTGATCCTTATTATAGAAAGCCAATAAAACCTTTACATAATAATAAAATCAATAAAAAAGTTCCTCTAGTTGATTGTTTTATATCTCCTTGTAAATTAGGCTGTCCCATTAACCAAGAAATACCTACTTATATTAATCTAATGGGTAAAGGCAAATACAAAGATGCACTAAAAGTAATCATTGATAGAAATCCTCTTCCCTTCATAACTGGTACTATATGCAGTCATCCATGTACAACTAAATGTACCCGTAATTTTTATGAAGAATACATTAAGATACGTGACGTGAAATTGGAAGCGGCAAAAGCAGCATATAATGATATTATGAATGAGTTAAGTTCACCTATTACAAAGTCTCATACAAAAGTAGCCGTAATAGGAGGAGGTCCAGCAGGATTGGCAGCAGGATATTTTCTTGGTAGATGTGGCATGAATGTAACTATATTCGAAAAAAGAAAATCCCTAGGTGGTATTGTAAAACACGTAATACCAGAATTCAGAATATCATCAGATTCCATCCAAAAAGATATTGAACTTATTAAGAAAATGGGTATTGAAGTAAAATTAGACCATGAACAAAATAATATTGAAGAATTGAAAGAAAAAGGATATAAATATATATTACTAGCTGTTGGTGCTTGGAATCCTGTAAATCTAAGATTAGAAAACGGGAATCCTATTGATGCACTAGATTTTCTAGAGAACATAAAAAATGGAAACAAAGAATATGAATTAGGTAAAGATGTCGTTGTAATTGGTGGAGGTAACACCGCTATGGATACAGCAAGAGCTGCAAAAAGAGTTGAAGGAGTTAATAATGTATATCTAATTTACAGAAGAACCAAAAAATATATGCCTGCCGATGAAGAAGAATTGCTGTTAGCTACTGAGGATGGTGTAATAATCAAAGAACTACTCTCCCCTGCTAAATTCAAAAAAGGTAAATTATGTTGTGAAGAAATGAAGCTAGGAGAAATTGATAATTCAGGCAGACGCAAACCAATAAAAACAGGAAATATAGTTAACATTCATGCAGATTCAATTATCTCTGCTATCGGTCAAAATACTGATACCTGCTTATTCCAATCTAATGGAATTAAGGTAGAAAATAATAATGTAATAGTAAATGAAGAAACATGCGAATCAAATATTGAAAATGTCTATGTTGTAGGTGATGCCCTTCGTGGTCCATCAACAGTTGTAGAATCTATTGCTGATTCAATAAAATCCTCTTTATCTATTATGGATAAGGAAAATATAAAAGATAAAGGGTTTGGTACTTACTTTAATAAACAAAACATGGAAGATGCCTATGTTAAAAAAGGTACTATTGAAAAATTTGATGATATAAAAAATGAAAGTAAGAGATGTCTTGAATGTAATATGGTGTGTGAAACATGCGTTGATGTATGTCCTAATAGGGCTAATATCTCAATCACTGTTCCTGGCAAGTCCATGTCACAGATTATACATATAGACAGCTTATGTAACGAATGTGGTAACTGCGAAGTATTCTGTCCATATGATAGTGCACCATATAAAGATAAATTCACCCTTTTCAATACAGAAAAAGATTTCTTAGAAAGTAAGAACCAAGGATTCTATATGTGTAATAACAATGGAAGTGAATGCAGAATTAGGCTTAATGATGAGATACTGAAGATTGACCTTAACAACGATCATAATACACTACCTGCAGATATTAAAAACATAATAACCACTGTAAATGAAAAATATAGTTTTCTAATGAGGTGA
- a CDS encoding YgeY family selenium metabolism-linked hydrolase encodes MDFNEVKKKANEYEKQMTRFLRDLIAIPGESCREEKVIKRIEKEMKAVGFEEVRIDKMGNILGFMGSGETLIAYDAHIDTVGLGEMSNWNFDPYEGYENDEEIGGRGSSDQLGGIVSSVYGAKIMKDLGLIDDKYKVLVTGTVQEEDCDGLCWQYIINEDKMKPEFVVITEPTNGNIYRGHRGRMEIRVEVKGVSCHGSAPERGDNAIYKMAEIIEEVKGLNERLHYDEFLGKGTLAVSEIFFNSPSRCAVADMCAISIDRRLTDGETYESALDEIRQLSKVKEYEAVVIMYKYTRPSWTDLTYPTDCYFPTWVIPEDASPTKAMVKAYEGMFGKPKVDKWTFSTNGVSIMGRYNIPCIGFGPGKEEEAHAPNEKTWKADLVRCAAVYAALPTMYLEESK; translated from the coding sequence ATGGATTTTAATGAGGTAAAAAAGAAAGCTAATGAGTATGAAAAACAGATGACTAGATTTTTAAGGGATTTGATTGCAATACCTGGCGAAAGTTGTCGGGAAGAGAAGGTTATCAAACGTATTGAAAAAGAGATGAAAGCTGTTGGATTCGAGGAAGTTAGAATTGATAAAATGGGTAATATTCTTGGATTTATGGGTAGTGGAGAAACTTTGATTGCTTATGATGCACATATAGATACTGTAGGACTTGGTGAAATGAGCAATTGGAATTTTGACCCTTATGAAGGTTATGAAAATGATGAAGAAATAGGTGGCAGAGGTTCTTCAGATCAATTAGGCGGGATAGTATCTAGTGTTTATGGTGCTAAGATCATGAAAGATCTAGGATTGATAGATGATAAATACAAAGTATTGGTAACTGGAACAGTGCAAGAAGAGGACTGCGATGGATTGTGCTGGCAGTACATAATCAATGAAGACAAGATGAAACCTGAATTTGTTGTAATTACTGAACCAACTAACGGTAATATCTATAGAGGACATAGAGGACGAATGGAAATTCGTGTAGAAGTTAAGGGTGTATCTTGTCATGGTTCAGCTCCAGAACGTGGAGATAATGCAATATACAAAATGGCTGAGATTATAGAAGAAGTAAAAGGACTTAATGAAAGATTGCATTATGATGAATTTCTAGGAAAGGGAACTCTTGCTGTATCAGAAATCTTTTTTAATTCTCCATCAAGATGTGCAGTTGCAGATATGTGTGCCATATCTATAGATAGACGTTTGACAGATGGAGAAACCTACGAATCAGCTCTAGATGAAATTAGACAGTTATCAAAAGTAAAAGAGTATGAAGCTGTGGTAATTATGTATAAATATACTAGACCAAGCTGGACTGATCTTACTTATCCAACAGACTGTTATTTTCCTACATGGGTAATACCAGAAGATGCTTCTCCTACAAAGGCAATGGTAAAAGCTTATGAAGGAATGTTTGGTAAACCAAAAGTTGATAAATGGACATTTTCTACAAATGGAGTTTCCATAATGGGTAGATACAATATTCCATGTATAGGATTCGGACCAGGTAAAGAAGAGGAAGCTCATGCACCTAATGAAAAAACTTGGAAAGCTGATTTAGTTAGATGTGCTGCTGTATATGCTGCTTTACCAACTATGTACCTTGAAGAATCTAAATAA
- a CDS encoding helix-turn-helix transcriptional regulator, with protein sequence MDNNVNLDFLKRLAKGIVHHFGKNCEVVIHDLKSDTLQKTIIEIENGHVTNRKIGDGASHIVLDTITNEEDKLEDSIGYLTKSHDGRILKSSSIYIRDEDDEPIGIFCINYDITELTIAENSIKSLLESKEEKKEVEEIPQNVNDLLDNLIEQSVKLIGKPVALMSKEDKIKSIQYLNDAGAFLITKSGDKISKYFGISKYSIYNYIDVKR encoded by the coding sequence ATGGATAATAATGTTAATTTGGATTTTTTAAAACGGCTGGCTAAAGGCATAGTGCATCACTTCGGAAAGAATTGTGAAGTAGTCATACATGATTTGAAATCCGATACCTTACAAAAGACCATTATAGAGATTGAAAATGGTCACGTTACCAACAGGAAAATTGGAGATGGTGCATCCCATATAGTACTAGACACAATAACTAACGAAGAAGACAAATTAGAAGATTCTATAGGTTATTTAACAAAAAGTCATGACGGAAGAATATTAAAATCAAGCAGTATATATATCAGAGATGAAGATGATGAGCCTATAGGAATCTTTTGTATTAACTATGATATTACAGAACTTACTATTGCAGAAAACTCCATAAAAAGTTTACTCGAATCAAAGGAAGAGAAAAAAGAAGTAGAAGAGATTCCGCAGAATGTAAATGATTTATTAGATAACTTAATTGAACAATCAGTTAAGTTGATTGGGAAACCTGTGGCATTAATGAGTAAAGAGGATAAGATAAAGTCCATTCAATACTTAAATGATGCTGGTGCTTTTCTAATAACAAAGTCAGGTGATAAGATATCAAAATATTTTGGGATATCAAAATACAGTATATATAATTACATAGATGTTAAAAGATAA
- the ygeW gene encoding knotted carbamoyltransferase YgeW, with protein MRDINNYIDKLKKLNFSDMYNNDFILTWEKTRDELEAVFTVADTLRYLREENISTRIFDSGLGISLFRDNSTRTRFSFSSACNLLGLEVQDLEEGKSQIAHGETVRETANMISFMADVIGIRDDMYIGKGNKYIRDFSKYVRQGNEDGVLEQRPTLVNLQCDIDHPTQTMADMLHLIHHFNGIENLKGKKIAMTWAYSPSYGKPLSVPQGIVGLMTRMGMDVVLAHPEGYEIMSDVEEVAKRNAQESGGTFTKTNSMEEAFKDADIVYPKSWAPFAAMEKRTNLYGMGDMNGIERLEKELLARNKEHIDWQCTEELMNMTKDKKALYMHCLPADITSISCKTGEVAASVFNRYRIPLYKQASYKPYVIAAMILLSKVKNPAELFTNLYNNPKKRKFD; from the coding sequence ATGAGAGATATTAATAATTATATTGATAAGTTGAAAAAGTTGAATTTTAGTGACATGTACAATAATGATTTCATTTTAACATGGGAAAAGACAAGGGATGAATTAGAAGCTGTATTCACTGTAGCTGATACTCTCCGTTATCTAAGGGAAGAGAATATTTCAACACGAATATTTGATAGTGGACTTGGTATATCATTATTTAGAGATAATTCTACCAGAACAAGGTTTAGTTTTTCTTCAGCTTGTAATCTGTTGGGATTGGAAGTACAAGACCTTGAAGAAGGCAAATCACAGATAGCACATGGGGAAACAGTTAGGGAAACAGCTAATATGATTTCTTTTATGGCTGATGTAATTGGTATTCGTGATGACATGTATATAGGAAAAGGCAATAAGTACATACGTGATTTTTCTAAGTATGTGAGACAAGGTAATGAAGATGGAGTATTAGAACAAAGACCTACACTAGTCAATTTACAATGTGATATTGATCATCCAACTCAAACAATGGCTGATATGCTTCATCTAATTCATCATTTCAATGGAATAGAAAATCTAAAAGGTAAAAAAATAGCAATGACTTGGGCTTATTCACCATCTTATGGGAAACCACTTTCGGTTCCTCAAGGAATAGTCGGATTAATGACTCGTATGGGTATGGATGTAGTATTAGCTCATCCAGAAGGATATGAAATAATGTCAGATGTTGAAGAGGTAGCTAAACGAAATGCCCAAGAATCAGGTGGAACATTCACAAAAACCAATTCCATGGAAGAAGCATTCAAAGATGCTGATATCGTTTATCCAAAAAGCTGGGCACCTTTCGCTGCTATGGAAAAGCGTACCAATCTATATGGTATGGGAGATATGAATGGTATAGAAAGACTTGAAAAAGAACTATTAGCTAGAAACAAGGAGCACATAGATTGGCAATGTACAGAAGAATTAATGAATATGACCAAGGACAAGAAGGCTCTTTATATGCACTGTTTACCAGCTGATATAACAAGTATAAGTTGTAAAACTGGTGAAGTTGCTGCTTCAGTATTTAATAGATATCGTATTCCTCTATATAAACAAGCAAGTTATAAACCTTATGTTATTGCTGCAATGATACTGCTTAGTAAAGTTAAAAATCCCGCTGAATTATTTACTAACCTATATAATAATCCTAAGAAACGAAAATTTGATTAA